The Leptospira neocaledonica DNA window AATACATGCAAGAGATGAAGAAGCTGTCAGTCTTAAACATCTGGAAGAAAAGGATCCACAAGCTTCTCTCAAAGACAAAGAAGAACATAAATATCTAGAGGAAAAAATAGAAGAGCTAGAGTCACTTTTAGATCGGATCAAAGAAGAAGTAGAGCAGGCAAATATTCACTCCGAGGAATTTTATACAAAACTAATTCGTTTTCAAACGGATTACTTTTCTCATATGAGTAGAGAAGAAGAGGAAACTCAAGTCAGATTACATTTATACTTTTCAGATCAGGAATTGGACGATCATCAAAAAGAGATCATGAGCTCTTTGGGTGGAGATGAGTTTAAAATTTGGGCCAAGTATTTGATCCCAAATGTTCCGACCCCAATTAAAAATAGATTCGAGGAAATGTTAAAAACTTATTCTTGAACCACGGTATTGGTTAGTTATAAACCGAGTAAGTCACTTGATTTTTGGGCGGACGTCCTGTATGATTCTTCTCGATGAAGTCGGATAAATCAGAGGTATTAAAAGAATTTCGCACTCTTCCCGGTGTGGGTAAAGTAATTGCAGAAGATCTTTGGAATCTGGGCGTTCGTAGCAAAGCGGAACTTGCAAAACTAGATCCGGAAAAATTATACGAAAAAATCTGCGAATACCAAGGCACTCGAGTAGATCCTTGTATGTTGTACGTATTTCGTTGTGCAGTTTATGTTTCCGCAACTTCCGATCCTGAACCCGAAAAAATGAAATGGTGGTTCTGGAAGGACAAACAGCTTGTCTGATTTGATCCGAATTTCTTGGAGCCACAAAGAATCTCCCGAAACGTATACGATTCTTCCTGGAGAGGAATGTGTAATTGGAGTCCAAACTAAGGGAAGGATTTCCTTAATTTCCGGAAGAGGGCCCAAAACTCTTTCCAAGGCTGGGCTTACTGGGATCTTAAGAGGTCCCAGAACATTTTTCTCTGAAAAAAATACAAAATCACTTTTAGTTTATATTTCTCCTTTACTACTTTCCAGAATGATCTCCGTTCCAATGGACCAAATCAGCGATTCAAGTGTTTCATTAGAAGATCTATTTTCCAAAGAGATGATCTCCGGATTGATTGCAGATTGCGAAGAAGCTGATTGGAAAGAGGAGGAAGCCGCCCAGGCTTTGGAAAAGTTTCGGCTCCTTCTTCCCATAAAGGAAGAAAAGGAAAAATTCCTGCCGGAGGCTGTTCTTAGAATCAAATCTTCACTCGGGGAGATAGGGATCAAAAACTTGGCTTCCGATTTGGGGGTAAGTCAAAGCAGTTTGGAAAGAGGTTTTAAATCAAGAGTGGGTTTAAGTCCAAAGGAATTTGCCGGGCTTGTACGTTTTAGAAATATATTCAAATTTTATAATTCTTCTTTGAGTCTGACCGAACTCGCTTTAGAAGCAGGTTATTATGACCAGGCACACTTTATCCGCGAATTTAAAAAGAAGACCGGCATTAGTCCAAAACAATGGTTTCGTCAGAATGTTAGTTCCAGCTTAGGTTTCAATTTTTAGAAAAGAATTCTCTTTTGATTGCAGGATGTTTTCGGATCAAATCCAAGGATTTCGCGATTAGTATCTTGGCTTCCGGGGAATGATTCCAAACATTTAGTCCGGATG harbors:
- a CDS encoding helix-hairpin-helix domain-containing protein; amino-acid sequence: MKSDKSEVLKEFRTLPGVGKVIAEDLWNLGVRSKAELAKLDPEKLYEKICEYQGTRVDPCMLYVFRCAVYVSATSDPEPEKMKWWFWKDKQLV
- a CDS encoding hemerythrin domain-containing protein, with protein sequence MQNSRKKVYDFPHKAIRYGISKLVQESSKTEYSDSKEVFQLFELGKEVFQMLKIHARDEEAVSLKHLEEKDPQASLKDKEEHKYLEEKIEELESLLDRIKEEVEQANIHSEEFYTKLIRFQTDYFSHMSREEEETQVRLHLYFSDQELDDHQKEIMSSLGGDEFKIWAKYLIPNVPTPIKNRFEEMLKTYS
- a CDS encoding helix-turn-helix domain-containing protein, with translation MSDLIRISWSHKESPETYTILPGEECVIGVQTKGRISLISGRGPKTLSKAGLTGILRGPRTFFSEKNTKSLLVYISPLLLSRMISVPMDQISDSSVSLEDLFSKEMISGLIADCEEADWKEEEAAQALEKFRLLLPIKEEKEKFLPEAVLRIKSSLGEIGIKNLASDLGVSQSSLERGFKSRVGLSPKEFAGLVRFRNIFKFYNSSLSLTELALEAGYYDQAHFIREFKKKTGISPKQWFRQNVSSSLGFNF